A portion of the Fusobacterium nucleatum genome contains these proteins:
- the topA gene encoding type I DNA topoisomerase, producing MLKLPKKSEKNKLVIVESPAKAKTIEKILGSSYKVISSYGHIIDLPKTKIGVDVNNDFKPSYNTIKGKGEVIKQLKEASKKADKIYLASDPDREGESIAWHIANTLKLDHNEKNRIEFHEITEKAIKDAVKNPRKINIARVNSQQARRILDRLVGYEISPFLWKLISPNTSAGRVQSVALKIICELEDKIKAFVPEKYWDVKGIFDTKYSLNLYKIDNKKIDKLKDEKLLDRVKKDLKKKYEVISSKVSKKTKNPPLPLKTSTLQQLASSYLGFSASKTMMVAQKLYEGISIKGEHKGLITYMRTDSTRISEEAKEMARNYITKNFGKEYLGSATPKAKKESKNVQDAHEGIRPTDINYTPENIMEFLDKDQFKLYNLIWQRFLISQLAAMKYEQFEYILEKDKIEYRGTINKIIFDGYYKVFKEDEDLPIGDFPEIKEGDKFTLDKLDIKEDYTKPPARLTESSLVKTLEAEGIGRPSTYASIIDTLKKREYVELQNKSFVPTEIGYEVKTQLDKFFPNIMNIKFTAKLEDELDEVDSGDKNWIDLLKVFYTELQKYEEKCKVVVEEELEKLVESDVIAKNGKPMIMKIGRFGRYLASQDTESKENISLKGIDISLEDIKKGKIFVKKQIEELGKKKEGQKTDIILDNGSRLLLKYGRFGAYLESENYKEDNIRKTIPKEIKTKIEKNTIKKENDILYLKDIFDKIEKEEAEILKKAGKCEKCGRPFKISNGRWGKFLACTGYPECKNIKKIEKK from the coding sequence GTGTTAAAGTTGCCTAAAAAATCAGAAAAAAATAAATTAGTAATAGTGGAATCACCAGCTAAAGCTAAAACAATAGAAAAAATTTTAGGAAGTTCATATAAAGTAATTTCTTCTTATGGACATATAATTGATTTACCTAAAACTAAAATAGGTGTAGATGTAAATAATGATTTTAAACCTTCTTATAATACTATAAAAGGTAAGGGGGAAGTTATAAAACAATTGAAAGAAGCTTCTAAAAAGGCTGATAAAATATATCTTGCATCTGACCCTGATAGAGAAGGAGAATCAATAGCTTGGCATATAGCTAATACATTAAAACTTGACCACAATGAAAAAAATAGAATAGAATTTCATGAAATTACTGAAAAAGCAATAAAAGATGCAGTAAAAAATCCTAGAAAAATTAATATAGCAAGAGTAAATTCACAACAAGCTAGAAGAATTTTAGATAGACTTGTAGGTTATGAAATAAGTCCATTTTTATGGAAACTTATTTCGCCAAATACAAGTGCAGGGAGAGTTCAATCTGTTGCTTTAAAAATAATTTGTGAATTAGAAGATAAAATCAAAGCCTTTGTCCCAGAAAAATATTGGGATGTAAAAGGAATTTTTGATACTAAATACAGTCTAAATTTATATAAAATTGATAATAAAAAAATTGATAAACTAAAAGATGAAAAATTACTTGATAGAGTAAAAAAAGATTTAAAAAAGAAATATGAAGTTATCTCATCTAAGGTATCAAAGAAAACTAAAAATCCACCTTTACCATTAAAAACAAGTACCTTACAACAATTAGCTTCATCATATTTAGGTTTTTCAGCAAGTAAAACTATGATGGTTGCACAAAAATTATATGAAGGTATTAGTATTAAAGGAGAACATAAGGGGCTTATTACTTATATGAGAACTGACTCTACAAGAATTTCTGAAGAAGCAAAAGAAATGGCAAGAAATTATATTACTAAAAACTTTGGTAAAGAGTATTTAGGTTCAGCTACTCCTAAAGCCAAAAAGGAAAGTAAAAATGTTCAAGATGCCCATGAAGGAATAAGACCAACTGATATTAACTATACTCCTGAAAATATAATGGAATTTTTAGATAAAGACCAATTTAAACTGTATAATTTAATATGGCAAAGATTTTTAATATCTCAACTTGCAGCTATGAAGTATGAACAATTTGAATATATATTAGAAAAAGATAAAATTGAATATAGAGGAACTATAAACAAAATAATATTTGATGGATATTATAAAGTGTTTAAAGAAGATGAAGATTTACCAATAGGAGATTTCCCTGAAATAAAAGAAGGAGATAAATTTACTCTTGATAAATTAGATATTAAAGAGGATTATACTAAGCCACCTGCAAGGCTTACTGAATCATCATTGGTAAAAACTCTTGAAGCAGAAGGTATTGGAAGACCTTCAACTTATGCGAGTATAATAGACACTTTAAAAAAGAGAGAATATGTAGAATTACAAAATAAAAGTTTTGTTCCAACAGAAATAGGTTATGAAGTTAAAACTCAACTTGATAAATTCTTTCCAAATATTATGAATATTAAATTTACTGCTAAATTAGAAGATGAATTAGATGAAGTTGACAGTGGAGATAAAAATTGGATAGACCTTTTAAAAGTTTTTTATACTGAATTACAAAAATATGAAGAAAAATGTAAGGTTGTTGTAGAAGAAGAATTAGAAAAATTAGTTGAATCTGATGTTATTGCAAAAAATGGAAAACCTATGATAATGAAAATTGGAAGATTTGGAAGATATCTTGCTTCACAAGATACTGAAAGTAAAGAAAATATTTCATTAAAAGGTATTGATATTTCACTTGAAGATATAAAAAAAGGAAAAATATTTGTAAAAAAACAAATAGAGGAATTAGGTAAGAAAAAAGAAGGACAAAAAACTGATATTATTTTAGATAATGGTTCAAGATTACTATTGAAATATGGAAGATTTGGAGCATATTTGGAAAGTGAAAACTATAAAGAAGATAATATTAGAAAAACTATTCCAAAAGAAATAAAAACTAAAATTGAAAAAAATACAATAAAAAAAGAAAATGATATTTTATATTTAAAGGATATATTTGATAAAATTGAAAAAGAAGAAGCAGAAATATTAAAAAAAGCTGGAAAATGTGAAAAATGTGGTAGACCATTTAAAATTAGCAATGGAAGATGGGGTAAATTTTTAGCTTGTACTGGCTATCCTGAATGTAAAAATATTAAAAAGATAGAAAAAAAATAA
- the trmFO gene encoding methylenetetrahydrofolate--tRNA-(uracil(54)-C(5))-methyltransferase (FADH(2)-oxidizing) TrmFO encodes MEKEVIVVGAGLAGSEAAYQLAKRGIKVKLYEMKAKKKTPAHSKDYFSELVCSNSLGSDSLENASGLMKEELRILGSLLIEVADKNRVPAGQALAVDRDGFSEEVTKILKNTKNIEIIEEEFTEFPNDKIVIIASGPLTSDKLFQKISEITGEESLYFYDAAAPIVTFESIDMNKAYFQSRYGKGDGEYINCPMNKEEYYNFYNELIKAERAELKNFEKEKLFDACMPIEKIAMSGEKTMTFGPLKPKGLINPKTEKMDYAVVQLRQDDKEGKLYNIVGFQTNLKFGEQKRVFSMIPGLENAEFIRYGVMHRNTFINSTKLLDKTLKLKNKDNIYFAGQITGGEGYVTAIATGMYVAMNVANRLENKEEFILEDISEIGAIVNYITEEKKKFQPMGANFGIIRSLDENIRDKKEKYRKLSERAIEYLKNSIKGV; translated from the coding sequence ATGGAAAAAGAGGTTATAGTTGTAGGAGCTGGACTTGCAGGTTCAGAAGCAGCTTACCAACTAGCTAAAAGAGGTATAAAAGTAAAATTATATGAAATGAAAGCTAAAAAGAAAACTCCTGCTCACTCAAAAGATTACTTTTCTGAATTAGTTTGCAGTAATTCTTTAGGAAGTGATAGTTTAGAAAATGCCTCTGGACTTATGAAAGAAGAGTTAAGAATTTTAGGTTCATTATTAATAGAAGTAGCCGATAAAAATAGAGTTCCAGCAGGACAAGCACTTGCAGTTGATAGAGATGGTTTTTCAGAGGAAGTCACTAAGATTTTGAAAAATACTAAGAATATAGAAATAATAGAAGAAGAATTTACAGAATTTCCTAATGATAAAATAGTTATTATTGCAAGTGGGCCCTTAACTTCTGATAAGCTTTTTCAAAAAATAAGTGAAATTACAGGAGAAGAAAGTTTATATTTCTATGATGCTGCTGCACCTATTGTAACTTTTGAAAGTATAGATATGAATAAGGCATATTTTCAGTCAAGATATGGAAAAGGTGATGGAGAATATATAAACTGTCCTATGAATAAAGAAGAATATTATAATTTCTACAATGAACTTATAAAAGCAGAAAGAGCAGAACTTAAAAATTTTGAAAAAGAAAAATTATTTGATGCCTGTATGCCTATTGAAAAAATTGCAATGAGTGGAGAAAAAACAATGACTTTTGGACCTTTAAAACCAAAGGGACTTATAAATCCAAAGACAGAAAAAATGGATTATGCAGTTGTTCAATTAAGACAAGATGATAAAGAAGGGAAGTTATATAACATAGTAGGTTTCCAAACTAATTTAAAATTTGGAGAGCAAAAAAGGGTTTTCTCTATGATACCAGGTTTAGAAAATGCAGAATTTATAAGATATGGAGTTATGCATAGAAATACTTTTATCAATTCAACTAAACTCTTAGATAAAACTTTAAAATTAAAAAATAAAGATAATATTTATTTTGCAGGACAAATAACAGGTGGAGAAGGTTATGTAACTGCAATAGCTACTGGAATGTATGTTGCAATGAATGTAGCTAATAGATTAGAAAATAAAGAAGAATTTATTCTAGAAGATATTTCAGAAATTGGAGCAATAGTAAATTATATAACAGAAGAAAAGAAAAAATTTCAACCTATGGGAGCAAATTTTGGAATAATAAGAAGCTTAGATGAAAATATAAGAGATAAAAAAGAAAAATATAGGAAATTATCGGAGAGAGCTATTGAATATTTAAAAAATTCTATAAAAGGTGTATAA
- a CDS encoding tyrosine-type recombinase/integrase, translating into MNEKINIEKAVKDFIYYLEFEENKKNNTVISIRKDLNNFLEYLNKKNITTLDKLDELIIREYLTELKDFDLSNSTYNRRLSSIKKFYKYLINNNLKEKGKEILIEGKKSDEKKIQYLNSDEIKILREEMKEESFNILRDRLMFELLYSSGMTVAELLSLGELNFNLEKREVYLLKNKISRTLYFSQTCKEVYLKFLIVKKEKFKEENNTNIIFVNNSNMRLTDRSVRRLINKYSEKANLQKEVSPYTLRHSFCLYMLRNGMSKEYLAKLLDLKSIGLLDIYEDLCKKEIL; encoded by the coding sequence ATGAATGAGAAAATAAATATTGAAAAGGCTGTAAAAGATTTTATATACTATTTGGAATTTGAAGAAAACAAAAAAAATAATACAGTTATTTCTATAAGAAAAGATTTAAATAATTTTTTAGAATATCTCAATAAAAAAAATATTACTACTCTTGATAAATTAGATGAGTTAATAATTAGAGAATACCTGACTGAATTAAAAGATTTTGATTTATCAAATTCTACATATAATAGAAGACTTTCATCTATAAAAAAATTCTATAAATACCTTATAAATAATAATTTAAAAGAAAAAGGGAAAGAAATTTTAATAGAGGGTAAGAAAAGTGATGAGAAAAAAATACAATACTTAAACTCTGATGAAATTAAAATTTTAAGAGAAGAAATGAAAGAAGAAAGTTTTAATATCCTTAGAGATAGACTTATGTTTGAGCTACTGTATTCAAGTGGAATGACTGTGGCAGAATTACTTTCACTAGGAGAATTAAATTTTAATTTAGAAAAAAGAGAAGTTTATCTTTTAAAAAATAAAATTTCAAGAACTTTGTATTTTAGTCAAACTTGTAAAGAAGTATATTTAAAATTTCTTATTGTTAAAAAGGAAAAATTTAAAGAAGAAAATAATACAAATATTATTTTTGTAAATAATTCTAATATGAGATTAACAGATCGTTCTGTCAGAAGGTTGATAAATAAGTATTCAGAAAAAGCTAATTTACAAAAAGAAGTTAGCCCATATACTCTTAGACATTCTTTTTGTTTATATATGTTAAGAAATGGTATGTCCAAAGAATATTTAGCAAAGCTTTTAGATTTAAAAAGTATTGGACTATTGGATATATATGAAGATTTATGTAAAAAGGAGATTTTATGA
- the yqeH gene encoding ribosome biogenesis GTPase YqeH has product MTKKCVGCGVELQNTDKNLQGYTPKPINTKEDMYCQRCFQLKHYGKYSVNKMTREDYKKEVGKLLDDVKLVIAVFDIIDFEGSFDVEILDILREKDSIVIVNKLDLIPDEKHPSEVANWVKNRLAEESIVPLDIAIVSTKNGYGVNGVFRKIKHFYPDGVNAMVIGVTNVGKSSVINRLLGKKIATVSKYPGTTIKNTLNMIPFTNIGLYDTPGLIPEGRASDLVCDNCAQKIIPSGEISRKTFKAKHNRMIMIGNLVKFKILNNDEIKPIFSIYAAKDVQFHETTIEKSKELELGNFFTIPCDCCKEEYNKHKKINKTLTINTGEELVFKGLAWVSVKRGPLNIQVTLPEEIEISVRKAFINPRR; this is encoded by the coding sequence ATGACGAAAAAATGTGTAGGTTGTGGTGTGGAATTACAAAACACTGATAAAAATTTACAAGGATATACTCCTAAACCTATTAATACTAAGGAAGATATGTATTGTCAAAGATGTTTCCAATTAAAGCATTATGGAAAATATTCTGTTAATAAAATGACAAGAGAGGATTATAAAAAAGAAGTTGGAAAACTTCTTGATGATGTTAAACTTGTTATTGCAGTATTTGACATTATAGACTTTGAAGGTTCGTTTGATGTTGAAATTTTAGATATTTTAAGAGAAAAAGATTCAATAGTTATAGTCAATAAATTAGATTTAATTCCTGATGAAAAACACCCATCAGAAGTTGCTAACTGGGTAAAAAATAGACTTGCTGAGGAAAGTATAGTACCTCTTGATATAGCAATAGTTAGTACAAAAAATGGTTATGGAGTAAATGGAGTTTTTAGAAAAATTAAACATTTCTATCCTGATGGTGTAAATGCTATGGTTATTGGGGTTACAAATGTTGGAAAATCCAGTGTGATAAATAGACTTTTAGGCAAAAAAATTGCAACAGTTTCAAAATACCCGGGAACTACAATAAAAAATACTTTAAATATGATTCCATTTACCAATATTGGTCTATATGATACTCCTGGTTTGATTCCAGAAGGTAGAGCTTCTGATTTAGTATGTGATAACTGTGCCCAAAAGATTATCCCATCAGGTGAAATTTCGAGAAAAACATTTAAAGCAAAACATAATAGAATGATAATGATAGGAAATCTAGTAAAATTTAAAATTTTAAATAATGATGAGATAAAACCTATATTTTCTATCTATGCAGCAAAAGATGTACAATTTCATGAAACTACAATAGAAAAATCTAAGGAATTAGAATTAGGAAATTTCTTTACAATACCTTGTGACTGTTGTAAAGAAGAATATAACAAACATAAAAAAATAAATAAAACTTTAACAATTAATACAGGAGAGGAGCTAGTATTTAAAGGTTTAGCTTGGGTATCAGTTAAAAGAGGTCCCTTAAATATTCAAGTCACTTTACCAGAAGAAATTGAAATATCTGTTAGAAAAGCCTTTATAAATCCTAGAAGATAG